A genomic stretch from Microbacterium proteolyticum includes:
- a CDS encoding OsmC family protein: MNGEHQYRLHATWTGDRGSGTSGYRDYDRAVTLEVDGKPAIAASADKPFRGDPAKWNPEELLLAALSECHLLSYLHACVTTGVVVTGYEDDASGTMQEDGNSGGAFTEVVLRPRVRVAEESMVEAARAAHAQARAWCFIANSVNFPVRHEPEITVG, encoded by the coding sequence ATGAACGGAGAGCACCAGTACCGTCTGCACGCGACCTGGACGGGCGACCGGGGGAGCGGCACGAGCGGGTATCGCGACTACGACCGGGCCGTGACGCTCGAGGTCGACGGGAAGCCCGCCATCGCGGCATCCGCCGACAAGCCGTTCCGCGGCGACCCCGCCAAGTGGAACCCGGAGGAGCTGCTCCTCGCCGCGCTGAGCGAATGCCACCTGCTGTCCTACCTGCACGCCTGCGTCACGACCGGGGTCGTCGTCACGGGGTACGAGGACGACGCATCGGGCACCATGCAGGAAGACGGCAACAGCGGGGGAGCATTCACAGAGGTGGTGCTGCGCCCGCGGGTGCGGGTCGCCGAGGAGTCGATGGTCGAGGCGGCCCGCGCCGCGCACGCGCAGGCGCGCGCGTGGTGCTTCATCGCCAACTCGGTCAACTTCCCCGTGCGGCACGAACCGGAGATCACGGTCGGCTGA
- a CDS encoding asparaginase — translation MPTPPAFAELAVVDRNGFVESRHHGVAVVLAPDGSEKLSLGDPTAPFLPRSSMKPLQALACLSAGVDLADERLAISMASHCGTDRHAEVARGMLQSAGLTEDDLGCPAAWPSDQASRDELVRDHGGPSPLRMNCSGKHAAMLLTCVANGWPTANYLDAQHPLQVHIREVIERLVGERLTTTAIDGCGAPVYAMSLVGLARAIQRIATSSERSPFALHRSAGTLVRAVKDHAWTIDGPGRPDTVVIDHLGVFSKMGAEGVQVMTAPDGTTVALKMLDGSNRAGHVVALRLLERAGALTPEAVADTVAHLPLSVLGGGAEVGAIRAAV, via the coding sequence ATGCCGACGCCCCCCGCCTTCGCTGAACTCGCCGTCGTCGATCGCAACGGGTTCGTGGAGTCACGGCACCACGGCGTGGCGGTGGTGCTCGCCCCCGACGGGTCGGAGAAGCTCTCCCTCGGCGACCCGACCGCACCTTTCCTCCCCCGCTCGAGCATGAAGCCGCTGCAGGCGCTCGCGTGCCTGTCGGCCGGCGTCGACCTCGCCGACGAGCGACTGGCGATCTCGATGGCGAGCCACTGCGGCACCGACCGGCACGCCGAGGTGGCCCGGGGCATGCTGCAGTCGGCGGGCCTCACCGAAGACGACCTGGGCTGCCCGGCCGCGTGGCCGTCCGACCAGGCATCGCGCGACGAGCTCGTACGCGATCACGGCGGTCCCTCGCCGCTGCGGATGAACTGCTCCGGAAAGCACGCCGCCATGCTTCTGACGTGCGTCGCGAACGGGTGGCCGACCGCGAACTACCTCGACGCGCAGCACCCGCTGCAGGTGCACATCCGCGAGGTGATCGAGCGGCTCGTGGGCGAGCGCCTGACCACCACGGCGATCGACGGGTGCGGCGCCCCCGTCTACGCGATGAGCCTCGTGGGCCTCGCCCGTGCCATCCAGCGCATCGCGACGTCATCCGAGCGGTCTCCCTTCGCGCTGCACCGCAGCGCCGGAACCCTCGTGCGCGCCGTCAAAGACCACGCGTGGACGATCGACGGTCCCGGTCGCCCCGACACGGTCGTCATCGATCATCTCGGTGTCTTCAGCAAGATGGGCGCCGAGGGCGTCCAGGTGATGACGGCCCCCGACGGCACCACGGTCGCGCTGAAGATGCTCGACGGGTCCAACCGCGCCGGCCACGTGGTGGCGCTGCGCCTGCTCGAGCGCGCGGGCGCCCTCACCCCCGAGGCCGTGGCCGACACGGTGGCGCATCTGCCGTTGTCGGTGCTCGGCGGCGGTGCCGAGGTCGGCGCGATCCGCGCCGCCGTCTGA
- a CDS encoding APC family permease, with the protein MTAAPECTAGKGLASGTLGLWGSTVIGLASTAPVYSLVATLGFVVLAVGASAPIAFIIAFIPMLFIAFAYRELNNAVPDCGTTFTWSTKAFGPWIGWMGGWGVAVAGMVVLANLSQIAGIYLWSLIGDGSLAENVPLVTATGVAFIAAMTFVSYRGVEIGERIQNILLAVQYIVLGLFVVLALWKFFDGSAPNPTPFDIAWFNPFGFTDFGGFTEAVLLALFIYWGWDTCLALNEETKDPQRIPGRAALLTTVILLGTYVTVTVAAMMYAGVGEDGAGLANPDNADDVFLALKDGLFGPFGWVLIVAVLISAVSSTQTTILPTARGTLAMAAYKALPARFRSVHPRYRTPSFSTLVMGVVASVYYVGMTLISDNILQDSILSLGLAIAFYYALTGYACVWYYRRQLFSSATNLVYRGILPLLGALMLTFAFVQSAVDMYDPEYGYTVLFGIGGTFVMGIGALAVGVVLMLIWFAVPDSKPFFRGESLNRDTEVLVPDEPVTYPRSVDGGI; encoded by the coding sequence ATGACCGCTGCACCCGAATGCACGGCCGGCAAGGGCCTCGCCTCCGGCACCCTCGGACTCTGGGGCTCGACCGTGATCGGTCTGGCATCCACCGCCCCGGTGTACTCGCTCGTGGCCACGCTCGGCTTCGTCGTGCTCGCCGTAGGCGCCTCGGCCCCCATCGCCTTCATCATCGCCTTCATCCCGATGCTGTTCATCGCGTTCGCCTACCGCGAGCTGAACAACGCCGTACCCGACTGCGGCACGACGTTCACATGGAGCACGAAGGCCTTCGGCCCCTGGATCGGGTGGATGGGCGGATGGGGCGTGGCCGTGGCCGGCATGGTCGTGCTGGCGAACCTGTCGCAGATCGCCGGCATCTACCTGTGGTCGCTGATCGGAGACGGATCGCTGGCAGAGAACGTCCCCCTGGTCACCGCGACCGGTGTCGCGTTCATCGCAGCCATGACCTTCGTCAGTTACCGCGGCGTGGAGATCGGCGAGCGCATCCAGAACATCCTGCTCGCCGTGCAGTACATCGTGCTGGGGTTGTTCGTGGTGTTGGCGCTGTGGAAGTTCTTCGACGGCAGCGCGCCGAACCCCACACCCTTCGACATCGCATGGTTCAACCCGTTCGGCTTCACCGACTTCGGCGGCTTCACCGAAGCGGTGCTGCTGGCACTTTTCATCTACTGGGGCTGGGACACCTGTCTCGCGCTGAACGAGGAGACGAAGGATCCTCAACGCATCCCCGGCCGTGCAGCGCTCCTCACGACCGTCATCCTGCTCGGGACCTACGTCACCGTGACCGTGGCCGCGATGATGTACGCGGGGGTCGGGGAGGACGGGGCGGGGCTCGCCAACCCCGACAACGCCGACGACGTGTTCCTGGCGCTGAAGGACGGCCTCTTCGGCCCCTTCGGGTGGGTGCTGATCGTCGCCGTGCTGATCTCGGCGGTGTCGTCGACGCAGACCACCATCCTTCCCACGGCCCGCGGGACCCTCGCGATGGCCGCGTACAAGGCCCTGCCCGCCCGCTTCCGCTCCGTGCATCCGCGCTACCGGACGCCGTCCTTCTCGACGCTCGTCATGGGCGTCGTCGCCAGCGTGTACTACGTCGGGATGACCCTCATCAGCGACAACATCCTCCAGGACTCGATCCTGTCCCTGGGGCTGGCGATCGCGTTCTATTACGCCCTGACCGGTTACGCGTGCGTGTGGTACTACCGACGGCAGCTGTTCTCATCGGCGACGAATCTCGTCTACCGCGGCATCCTTCCCCTGCTGGGTGCGCTGATGCTGACGTTCGCGTTCGTGCAATCCGCCGTCGACATGTACGACCCGGAGTACGGCTACACCGTGCTGTTCGGGATCGGGGGGACCTTCGTGATGGGGATCGGAGCTCTCGCGGTCGGCGTCGTGCTCATGCTCATCTGGTTCGCGGTGCCCGATTCGAAGCCGTTCTTCCGTGGTGAGAGCCTGAACCGCGACACCGAGGTGCTCGTCCCCGACGAGCCGGTGACCTACCCGCGCTCGGTGGACGGCGGCATCTGA